A single region of the Mechercharimyces sp. CAU 1602 genome encodes:
- a CDS encoding helix-turn-helix domain-containing protein, giving the protein MTGREMPVATPFERRLLYVALEDLDFVWDEAEVPQVVEMWRDGQSLHDIAKTLDRDPDEVTLLVMDLARQGRISRRKRGARGA; this is encoded by the coding sequence ATGACTGGAAGAGAGATGCCTGTTGCTACACCGTTTGAGCGCAGATTGTTGTATGTGGCGTTGGAAGACCTCGATTTTGTTTGGGACGAAGCGGAGGTACCACAGGTGGTGGAGATGTGGCGGGATGGACAGAGCCTTCACGATATTGCAAAGACGCTGGACAGAGACCCAGACGAGGTGACGCTACTTGTTATGGACTTGGCTCGGCAAGGGCGGATCAGCAGACGAAAACGTGGAGCGAGAGGGGCGTGA
- a CDS encoding ATP-binding protein — protein MKSIAPMMEQLQARVEALKQKKRDRDTTTSSTDSSGTKCPTCKGMGYLLDPDDRWKYLGQCECSIREQAKQRLHAAMIPDEFKEAWFDQYKVSNGAQKTLYNASQEYLRDFPKLLQDKNEHRRSIGFIAKFGEQRMKSIKNLSERREKKKQHNNYGLGKTHLQVAMAKDLIAKGRRVLIISDVLFMDELMQSKMIGDGGVEMNRILGLVTRVPVLVWDDIGKSNPTESKQSMYFQIINERYKSKLPIIYSSNEDSETLEERIGGGATSRLFGMSHGRIYPVQGPDYRLWGGK, from the coding sequence ATGAAGAGCATAGCTCCGATGATGGAACAACTGCAGGCAAGGGTCGAAGCGCTCAAGCAGAAGAAACGGGACAGGGATACTACGACCAGTTCGACGGACTCTTCGGGAACTAAATGCCCAACGTGTAAGGGGATGGGGTACCTTCTCGATCCAGATGATAGGTGGAAGTACCTTGGGCAGTGTGAATGTTCGATTCGTGAGCAAGCCAAGCAGAGGCTTCATGCAGCGATGATTCCCGATGAATTCAAAGAGGCTTGGTTTGATCAGTACAAAGTGAGCAACGGGGCGCAGAAAACACTGTACAATGCGTCTCAGGAATACTTGAGGGACTTTCCTAAGCTATTACAAGATAAGAACGAGCATCGGCGAAGCATCGGTTTTATTGCTAAGTTCGGTGAGCAGAGGATGAAATCTATCAAGAATCTTTCTGAGAGAAGAGAGAAGAAGAAACAGCATAACAACTATGGGCTAGGGAAAACGCATCTTCAAGTGGCGATGGCGAAGGACTTGATTGCAAAGGGGAGGCGAGTGTTGATCATCTCAGACGTGTTATTCATGGACGAGTTGATGCAGTCCAAGATGATCGGTGACGGGGGAGTGGAGATGAATCGCATTCTAGGGCTGGTGACAAGGGTTCCTGTCTTAGTCTGGGATGACATCGGTAAGAGCAACCCGACCGAATCAAAACAAAGCATGTATTTTCAAATCATCAATGAGCGATATAAATCCAAGTTGCCGATTATCTACAGCTCAAACGAGGATTCAGAGACCCTAGAAGAGCGGATTGGAGGAGGAGCAACATCGAGGCTGTTTGGGATGTCACATGGTCGAATTTATCCCGTACAGGGACCAGACTATCGTTTATGGGGAGGGAAATAG
- a CDS encoding RusA family crossover junction endodeoxyribonuclease, which yields MVERYGFQVFKQGKKSRRFVRDGMISFTVVGRPVPAVRMTQRGKWTRPNAKRYLAYKNNVGWAAKGAGVRPTKAPVRVEIRVYLHGKREGDVDNYSKSILDGMNGIAYEDDKQVRRLEIEKVSVISKAEERAEVTVGEVN from the coding sequence ATGGTTGAACGCTACGGATTTCAAGTGTTCAAACAAGGAAAGAAGAGTCGGCGATTTGTGCGTGATGGGATGATTAGCTTCACGGTAGTGGGTCGTCCTGTCCCAGCGGTGCGGATGACGCAGAGGGGGAAATGGACACGACCTAATGCCAAGCGATATCTCGCATACAAGAACAACGTGGGATGGGCGGCGAAAGGGGCGGGTGTCCGTCCCACGAAAGCCCCTGTGAGGGTGGAAATAAGGGTGTACCTGCATGGCAAGAGAGAGGGCGACGTGGACAACTACAGTAAGTCGATTCTGGACGGAATGAACGGGATTGCGTACGAGGATGACAAACAAGTTCGGAGGCTGGAGATTGAGAAGGTATCTGTTATTTCCAAGGCAGAAGAACGAGCAGAAGTCACTGTAGGGGAGGTAAATTGA